CGTGCGGCAAGCCGCCTCACGACGCCGGCGCGACGTTCCAATTACCAGGGTTTGAAGAGGAACAGGACGGCGAGGAGGATGCAGGCGAAGCCGGCGAGGTCGTTCCACTTGAGAGGCTGGCCGAGATAGGTCACCGAGAAAACGCTGAACACCAGGAGCGTGATGGCCTCCTGGATCGTCTTGAGCTGCGCCGCCGAGAAGCTGCTGTATCCGATCCGGTTCGCGGGGACCTGGAAGCAGTACTCGAAGAAGGCGATGCCCCAGCTCGCCAGGATGACCTGCCACAACGGCAGGGAGCGGAAGCGCAGGTGGCCGTACCAGGCGAAGGTCATGAAAATATTCGACACCAGGAGCAGGGCGATCGTCAGCATCGTGCGTCGACTCCATCCGGGAAGAAAGCTCATGGGAGGTTCAGGCAGAGGCTGCGGGCAGTCAGCTCGCGATGGTCCATTCCCGACGCCTCGTCGAGCCTGCGAATCAGGTCGGGAAGCACGGCGGGGAAGCGCCAGCTGTCTTCCCGGCCGCCGACTCCCTGGAACGTCGCGGCCCAATGGTCCCACCAGGAGAAGCCGCGCCGGGCGATCGGCTCGACGACCAGGACCCGGGCGCCGCGGCGCGAGGCTTCGATCATCTTCTCGAGCAGTGATTCTCTTACGCCGGCATCGAGCTCATTGATGGCGAAGGCCGCCAGCACGGCATCCTCGCGGCCTCCGAGCTGCGCCGCCGCAAAGTCTCCGCGGCGGAGAATTCCGCGCACGCGCAACCGGGAGAAGCACCAGCGCGCTTCGGTGATCGCCCAGGCGCTGCGCTCCCACCCTGTGACCGCAGGACGCGGATCGCATTCCAGGGCCCAGGCCGCTCCCGCAACCCCGGTCCCGCAGCCGAGGTCGATGATGCGCTTCGGAGGCGCACTCTCCCCTGCGAGCGCGCGCACCACTCCGCGCACCGTGAGAAAGTGCAGCGGTCCATAGAACAGTGCAAAGGCGGCGCGCTTGCCGGCTCCCTCCAACGCGGCTCCCTCGCCCAGCCTGCCTCGGCGCTCGACATAAAGAGAAGAGAGGGCCGCCAGGGCCCGGCGCAGCTCGCCGAAAGTGAGGTCGGCAAGCTGGCGGCGCTCCAGATCGATGACCCAGGCTTCGAAGGGATCCGGGGAGGGGGTCGGCACGGCAGCTTCAGGACCGCCGGTAGGTTCCCATCAGCGTCGCCTCGGCGCGGATGTGTCCGGCCATGGCTTGCTCCAGCGCCTCGCGGGCCGATCCTGCCGGCAGGTCCAGCTCGCAATCCAGGGCGTAGAGACGGAAGAAGTAACGATGCGTTC
The sequence above is a segment of the Candidatus Polarisedimenticolia bacterium genome. Coding sequences within it:
- a CDS encoding class I SAM-dependent methyltransferase; the encoded protein is MPTPSPDPFEAWVIDLERRQLADLTFGELRRALAALSSLYVERRGRLGEGAALEGAGKRAAFALFYGPLHFLTVRGVVRALAGESAPPKRIIDLGCGTGVAGAAWALECDPRPAVTGWERSAWAITEARWCFSRLRVRGILRRGDFAAAQLGGREDAVLAAFAINELDAGVRESLLEKMIEASRRGARVLVVEPIARRGFSWWDHWAATFQGVGGREDSWRFPAVLPDLIRRLDEASGMDHRELTARSLCLNLP
- a CDS encoding DMT family protein, with protein sequence MLTIALLLVSNIFMTFAWYGHLRFRSLPLWQVILASWGIAFFEYCFQVPANRIGYSSFSAAQLKTIQEAITLLVFSVFSVTYLGQPLKWNDLAGFACILLAVLFLFKPW